From a region of the Vicugna pacos chromosome 35, VicPac4, whole genome shotgun sequence genome:
- the LOC140691473 gene encoding coiled-coil domain-containing protein 144A-like isoform X3, translating into MDFLLLRLHVRIDSTEMHPHLKPAVGVKDSLPNKTGGMKNLQTFKSDWDSTSLRPNNVAGQRTKHLKVDKCLLVSQSVTTNQSAPTELRQTAPVDKDQMNIGAVSLSENAALRGLHESQLPENRNSKEADLDLEMTSKEEQEGLDGSENNQSQDTCVLQACTVKEKKSEGQIRQINLSPVHLQKMPGEPGMNKEQDRKDVPVSSKHSCVEKHEDMWVKKGKLDWKNNTKFITKKLNQKVSKIREKCKVTFHHKAESLHDNSELHGDLKELPSNMTNNICDSEEKDAPGASVSAGSQALPQHEEPSLENVFPSYSKSGSAKYGCQSSSKLYLNENKLTENDKPDTEYVFNKNEEGFYNDREKEVRDQVRLMVKEDQEFVTKRKQKRSQSAPWKSDTGHAPQVKVEENRNKSGELKASETMCDGNCYKGLTQRRKRGKTDDQQFPALQKGNSDRSSKKTSAKKDKVKEQVNSVDDLDDLTLSPETAPEDRESLYPNYKNTLRLIEQLGLESKDYVTLLKIQNAVHSFGSLIECKESDCELLRGKVRKMENKVNKLQKELSEAREMHSQLEGQNVAWERELCSLREKQYSEQVFPKQQLENTVQPLEFELKSIRNKPSQDTMNFEVSDPKDNGKVLPRQLSEAESQFRGPEIELHPRRDALRPVTVLECVHRDQSQAQCSNKKIEPLYQRKQGKVNKYTGEQASLEERLCELQSENMLLQQQLDVVQNEAKSKKTINTPEPFPDHMSKAMRKQLLMLEEGNKQSINECK; encoded by the exons ACTGGGATTCTACTAGTTTGAGACCCAATAATGTGGCTGGTCAAAGAACCAAGCACTTGAAAGTCGATAAATGTCTGCTGGTATCACAATCAGTGACCACAAACCAGTCAGCACCCACAGAACTGAGGCAGACGGCCCCGGTAGATAAAGACCAGATGAATATTGGAGCCGTGTCTCTGTCAGAAAATGCAGCACTCCGTGGCCTGCATGAATCACAGCTGCCAGAGAACAGAAACAGCAAAGAAG CAGACCTAGACTTAGAAATGACATCTAAGGAAGAGCAAGAAGGACTTGATGGAAGTGAAAACAACCAGTCACAg GATACATGTGTTTTACAAGCATGcactgtgaaagaaaagaaatcggAAGGTCAAATCAGGCAGATTAATCTTTCACCTGTGCATCTGCAAAAAATGCCTGGAGAACCAGGAATGAATaaggaacaggacagaaaggacGTACCTGTATCTTCAAAACATTCTTGTGTGGAGAAGCATGAGGACATGTGGGTCAAAAAAGGCAAATTAGActggaaaaataatacaaaatttatCACAAAGAAGTTAAATCAGAAAGTCAGTAAAATCCGTGAAAAATGCAAAGTTACTTTTCATCATAAGGCAGAGTCACTACATGACAACTCTGAACTACATGGTGACTTAAAGGAACTACCTTCCAATATGACAAATAATATATGCGATTCTGAGGAAAAAGATGCGCCTGGAGCCTCTGTCTCTGCAGGATCCCAGGCGCTCCCTCAACACGAAGAACCCAGTCTTGAAAATGTTTTTCCATCTTACTCCAAGTCTGGTTCGGCAAAGTATGGTTGCCAGTCAtcttcaaaactttatttaaatgaaaataagttaaCTGAAAATGATAAACCAGACACTgaatatgtttttaataaaaatgaggaGGGTTTTTATAATGATAGAGAAAAAGAAGTAAGGGACCAAGTCCGACTTATGGTGAAAGAAGACCAAGAATTTGTTacgaaaagaaaacaaaaaaggagccAGAGTGCTCCCTGGAAATCAGACACTGGACACGCACCTCAG GTTAAAGTAGAAGAGAACAGGAACAAAAGTGGTGAACTGAAAGCATCAGAAACCATGTGTGATGGCAACTGTTATAAAGGACTAACTCAgcggaggaagaggggaaaaactgATGACCAGCAGTTTCCTGCTCtgcagaaaggaaattctgatag gtcttcaAAGAAAACATCTGCTAAAAAGGACAAG GTCAAAGAGCAGGTGAATTCTGTGGATGACCTCGATGACTTAACTCTGTCACCGGAAACAGCTCCCGAGGACCGCGAGTCGCTTTACCCTAATTATAAGAATACCCTGAGGCTAATCGAACAACTTGGCCTGGAGAGTAAAG ATTATGTTACCTTGTTGAAAATTCAGAATGCAGTTCATTCATTCGGAAGCTTAATAGAATGCAAAGAATCTGACTGTGAACTGCTTAGAGGAAAagttagaaaaatggaaaataaggttaACAAGCTGCAAAAAGAGCTTTCGGAAGCAAGAGAAATGCATTCACAGTTAGAAGGTCAAAATGTGGCGTGGGAACGAGAGCTCTGCAGCCTGAG ggAGAAACAATACAGTGAACAAGTTTTCCCGAAACAGCAACTTGAAAACACTGTCCAACCACTAGAATTTGAACTGAAGAGCATAAGGAATAAACCGAGTCAG GACACAATGAATTTTGAGGTGTCTGACCCAAAAGATAATGGCAAGGTGCTTCCTCGGCAACTTTCTGAAGCTGAAAGTCAATTCCGTGGCCCAGAAATTGAGCTACATCCCAGGAGAGATGCTCTTAGACCAGTGACGGTGTTAGAATGTGTGCATAGAGACCAAAGCCAAGCCCAGTGTTCAAACAAGAAAATTGAACCCTTGTATCAGCGCAAACAAGGGAAAGTCAATAAATACACTGGAGAGCAGGCATCCTTGGAGGAGAGATTGTGTGAACTACAAAGTGAAAACATGTTGCTTCAACAGCAACTGGATGTTGTTCAAAATGAAGCGAAAAGTAAGAAGACAATTAATACCCCAGAGCCGTTTCCAGATCATATGAGTAAAGCCATGCGTAAACAACTTctgatgctggaggaaggaaacaagCAATCAATCAATGAATGCAAATGA